The Arachis hypogaea cultivar Tifrunner chromosome 19, arahy.Tifrunner.gnm2.J5K5, whole genome shotgun sequence genome has a window encoding:
- the LOC112775114 gene encoding uncharacterized protein isoform X2 produces the protein METVVAIEHNDDDGKLEDIGVDRSSFSLSSPKQIANPVVYKLVRVEGDGRLVPATDDEVMEMEDFLEHENSEMRVVADTGQSLECISIERSSSGKLRLECPKDADFGKLNAKLQYIEQMLQKVKQEERLRLSCESPVPSRVKKDSQCSDDKAVTVENNQSDAPHQEIPSLASSLNYTHSNQSGSVDQCSRPSEGVIESGSSASAVYSALKSNFSMFDGEICLDKLSIRELHELFKVTFGRETTVKDKQWLKRRIAMSLTNSRDVSATTFIIKDNKIVRKCEDSSGNGDAEDVISMENAPVEADVNLKDSSALEGCGTEDNQVVSETKMGKHNIEHGLGGEDHQKAAKRIRKPTKRYIEELSENESREPNPMASLSSSRNMGPGLSTTSYVRLSGDASSEVRTFITRVDSLGGSDVQVPCVSRVRRSHPRKDITSLTKFLPIDIAKTAKSDNKVLAETGSCAASENPDKILKARSAPGKLQPVRATETLPSCEPEKEKQLPGVSTSEPQQELRPKRVDPFSHTSEDNIVTVPTAKGGMRRKHHRAWTLVEVMKLVDGVSRCGAGRWSEIKRLSFSSHSYRTSVDLKDKWRNLLKASFAQAPADEGMNVRKHGTAPIPEPILLRVRELAQMNSQAPPNFSSSKFLAGAGNALGDRPGYL, from the exons ATGGAAACAGTAGTTGCAATTGAAcataatgatgatgatggaaaACTTGAAGACATTGGAGTTGATAGAAGTAGCTTTTCCTTGTCTTCTCCAAAGCAGATTGCAAACCCAGTTGTGTACAAGCTCGTCCGG GTTGAAGGTGATGGGAGGTTAGTGCCTGCAACAGATGATGAAGTAATGGAGATGGAGgattttcttgagcatgaaaacAGTGAAATGCGTGTTGTTGCAGACACTGGGCAAAGTTTGGAGTGCATATCAATTGAAAGATCATCTTCTGGGAAACTTCGATTGGAGTGCCCAAAAG ATGCAGATTTTGGGAAACTAAATGCAAAATTACAG TACATTGAGCAGATGTTGCAAAAGGTCAAACAAGAAGAGAGACTTCGATTGTCTTGTGAATCACCTGTTCCTTCTCGTGTAAAAAAGGACAGCCAGTGTTCTGATGATAAAGCTGTCACGGTTGAGAATAATCAATCTGATGCCCCACACCAGGAAATTCCTTCTTTAGCATCAAGCTTAAATTATACACATAGTAATCAATCTGGGAGTGTTGATCAGTGTTCCAGACCTTCAGAAGGAGTGATTGAGAGCGGATCATCTGCTTCTGCTGTCTATTCCGCTTTGAAGTCCAATTTTTCAATGTTTGATGGAGAAATATGCTTGGACAAGCTATCCATCAGAGAACTACATGAACTGTTTAAAGTAACTTTTGGTCGGGAAACTACTGTGAAAGACAAGCAGTGGCTGAAAAGGAGGATTGCCATGAGTTTAACAAACTCGCGTGATGTTTCAGCAACAACTTTCATTATTAAAGATAACAAAATAGTAAGAAAATGTGAAGACAGTTCTGGAAATGGAGATGCTGAAGATGTAATCTCCATGGAAAATGCACCTGTAGAAGCAGATGTTAACTTGAAGGATTCATCTGCTTTGGAGGGTTGTGGAACTGAAGATAATCAAGTTGTTTCTGAAACAAAAATGGGAAAACATAATATAGAACATGGATTGGGAGGTGAGGATCACCAAAAAGCTGCAAAAAGAATTCGGAAGCCCACCAAGAGATATATTGAAGAGCTCTCTGAAAATGAATCTAGAGAGCCCAACCCCATGGCATCGTTAAGTTCAAGTAGAAATATGGGACCTGGACTTTCTACAACTTCATATGTGAGGCTTTCTGGGGATGCTTCTTCAGAGGTGAGAACATTTATCACCAGGGTAGACTCACTCGGAGGTTCTGATGTTCAAGTTCCTTGTGTTTCTCGGGTTCGAAGAAGTCATCCAAGGAAAGATATTACATCACTTACG AAATTCCTTCCAATTGACATTGCCAAGACTGCAAAATCAGATAATAAGGTTCTTGCAGAAACTGGTTCTTGTGCTGCTAGTGAGAATCCAGACAAAATCCTGAAGGCAAGATCCGCTCCTGGAAAGCTTCAGCCAGTGAGAGCAACTGAGACTTTG CCTTCTTGTGAACCTGAAAAAGAGAAGCAGCTTCCAGGAGTAAGCACAAGCGAACCACAGCAGGAATTGAGACCAAAAAGGGTGGATCCATTCAGCCATACCTCAGAGGACAATATAGTTACTGTTCCCACCGCTAAAggtggaatgagaaggaaacatCATCGAGCGTGGACTCTTGTTGAGGTAATGAAGTTGGTTGACGGTGTATCACGGTGTGGCGCAGGGAGGTGGTCTGAGATCAAACGGCTCTCCTTTTCATCACACTCGTATCGTACCTCTGTCGATCTTAAG GACAAGTGGAGGAATTTGCTCAAGGCTAGCTTTGCTCAGGCACCTGCAGATGAAGGG ATGAACGTGCGGAAGCATGGTACAGCGCCAATCCCGGAACCGATTCTGCTACGAGTACGAGAGCTTGCGCAGATGAATTCTCAGGCACCTCCAAATTTTAGCTCAAGCAAGTTTTTAGCTGGTGCCGGAAATGCACTCGGAGATAGACCAGGGTACTTGTAG
- the LOC112775114 gene encoding uncharacterized protein isoform X4, with product METVVAIEHNDDDGKLEDIGVDRSSFSLSSPKQIANPVVYKLVRVEGDGRLVPATDDEVMEMEDFLEHENSEMRVVADTGQSLECISIERSSSGKLRLECPKDADFGKLNAKLQMLQKVKQEERLRLSCESPVPSRVKKDSQCSDDKAVTVENNQSDAPHQEIPSLASSLNYTHSNQSGSVDQCSRPSEGVIESGSSASAVYSALKSNFSMFDGEICLDKLSIRELHELFKVTFGRETTVKDKQWLKRRIAMSLTNSRDVSATTFIIKDNKIVRKCEDSSGNGDAEDVISMENAPVEADVNLKDSSALEGCGTEDNQVVSETKMGKHNIEHGLGGEDHQKAAKRIRKPTKRYIEELSENESREPNPMASLSSSRNMGPGLSTTSYVRLSGDASSEVRTFITRVDSLGGSDVQVPCVSRVRRSHPRKDITSLTKFLPIDIAKTAKSDNKVLAETGSCAASENPDKILKARSAPGKLQPVRATETLPSCEPEKEKQLPGVSTSEPQQELRPKRVDPFSHTSEDNIVTVPTAKGGMRRKHHRAWTLVEVMKLVDGVSRCGAGRWSEIKRLSFSSHSYRTSVDLKDKWRNLLKASFAQAPADEGMNVRKHGTAPIPEPILLRVRELAQMNSQAPPNFSSSKFLAGAGNALGDRPGYL from the exons ATGGAAACAGTAGTTGCAATTGAAcataatgatgatgatggaaaACTTGAAGACATTGGAGTTGATAGAAGTAGCTTTTCCTTGTCTTCTCCAAAGCAGATTGCAAACCCAGTTGTGTACAAGCTCGTCCGG GTTGAAGGTGATGGGAGGTTAGTGCCTGCAACAGATGATGAAGTAATGGAGATGGAGgattttcttgagcatgaaaacAGTGAAATGCGTGTTGTTGCAGACACTGGGCAAAGTTTGGAGTGCATATCAATTGAAAGATCATCTTCTGGGAAACTTCGATTGGAGTGCCCAAAAG ATGCAGATTTTGGGAAACTAAATGCAAAATTACAG ATGTTGCAAAAGGTCAAACAAGAAGAGAGACTTCGATTGTCTTGTGAATCACCTGTTCCTTCTCGTGTAAAAAAGGACAGCCAGTGTTCTGATGATAAAGCTGTCACGGTTGAGAATAATCAATCTGATGCCCCACACCAGGAAATTCCTTCTTTAGCATCAAGCTTAAATTATACACATAGTAATCAATCTGGGAGTGTTGATCAGTGTTCCAGACCTTCAGAAGGAGTGATTGAGAGCGGATCATCTGCTTCTGCTGTCTATTCCGCTTTGAAGTCCAATTTTTCAATGTTTGATGGAGAAATATGCTTGGACAAGCTATCCATCAGAGAACTACATGAACTGTTTAAAGTAACTTTTGGTCGGGAAACTACTGTGAAAGACAAGCAGTGGCTGAAAAGGAGGATTGCCATGAGTTTAACAAACTCGCGTGATGTTTCAGCAACAACTTTCATTATTAAAGATAACAAAATAGTAAGAAAATGTGAAGACAGTTCTGGAAATGGAGATGCTGAAGATGTAATCTCCATGGAAAATGCACCTGTAGAAGCAGATGTTAACTTGAAGGATTCATCTGCTTTGGAGGGTTGTGGAACTGAAGATAATCAAGTTGTTTCTGAAACAAAAATGGGAAAACATAATATAGAACATGGATTGGGAGGTGAGGATCACCAAAAAGCTGCAAAAAGAATTCGGAAGCCCACCAAGAGATATATTGAAGAGCTCTCTGAAAATGAATCTAGAGAGCCCAACCCCATGGCATCGTTAAGTTCAAGTAGAAATATGGGACCTGGACTTTCTACAACTTCATATGTGAGGCTTTCTGGGGATGCTTCTTCAGAGGTGAGAACATTTATCACCAGGGTAGACTCACTCGGAGGTTCTGATGTTCAAGTTCCTTGTGTTTCTCGGGTTCGAAGAAGTCATCCAAGGAAAGATATTACATCACTTACG AAATTCCTTCCAATTGACATTGCCAAGACTGCAAAATCAGATAATAAGGTTCTTGCAGAAACTGGTTCTTGTGCTGCTAGTGAGAATCCAGACAAAATCCTGAAGGCAAGATCCGCTCCTGGAAAGCTTCAGCCAGTGAGAGCAACTGAGACTTTG CCTTCTTGTGAACCTGAAAAAGAGAAGCAGCTTCCAGGAGTAAGCACAAGCGAACCACAGCAGGAATTGAGACCAAAAAGGGTGGATCCATTCAGCCATACCTCAGAGGACAATATAGTTACTGTTCCCACCGCTAAAggtggaatgagaaggaaacatCATCGAGCGTGGACTCTTGTTGAGGTAATGAAGTTGGTTGACGGTGTATCACGGTGTGGCGCAGGGAGGTGGTCTGAGATCAAACGGCTCTCCTTTTCATCACACTCGTATCGTACCTCTGTCGATCTTAAG GACAAGTGGAGGAATTTGCTCAAGGCTAGCTTTGCTCAGGCACCTGCAGATGAAGGG ATGAACGTGCGGAAGCATGGTACAGCGCCAATCCCGGAACCGATTCTGCTACGAGTACGAGAGCTTGCGCAGATGAATTCTCAGGCACCTCCAAATTTTAGCTCAAGCAAGTTTTTAGCTGGTGCCGGAAATGCACTCGGAGATAGACCAGGGTACTTGTAG
- the LOC112775114 gene encoding uncharacterized protein isoform X1, protein METVVAIEHNDDDGKLEDIGVDRSSFSLSSPKQIANPVVYKLVRVEGDGRLVPATDDEVMEMEDFLEHENSEMRVVADTGQSLECISIERSSSGKLRLECPKGTADADFGKLNAKLQYIEQMLQKVKQEERLRLSCESPVPSRVKKDSQCSDDKAVTVENNQSDAPHQEIPSLASSLNYTHSNQSGSVDQCSRPSEGVIESGSSASAVYSALKSNFSMFDGEICLDKLSIRELHELFKVTFGRETTVKDKQWLKRRIAMSLTNSRDVSATTFIIKDNKIVRKCEDSSGNGDAEDVISMENAPVEADVNLKDSSALEGCGTEDNQVVSETKMGKHNIEHGLGGEDHQKAAKRIRKPTKRYIEELSENESREPNPMASLSSSRNMGPGLSTTSYVRLSGDASSEVRTFITRVDSLGGSDVQVPCVSRVRRSHPRKDITSLTKFLPIDIAKTAKSDNKVLAETGSCAASENPDKILKARSAPGKLQPVRATETLPSCEPEKEKQLPGVSTSEPQQELRPKRVDPFSHTSEDNIVTVPTAKGGMRRKHHRAWTLVEVMKLVDGVSRCGAGRWSEIKRLSFSSHSYRTSVDLKDKWRNLLKASFAQAPADEGMNVRKHGTAPIPEPILLRVRELAQMNSQAPPNFSSSKFLAGAGNALGDRPGYL, encoded by the exons ATGGAAACAGTAGTTGCAATTGAAcataatgatgatgatggaaaACTTGAAGACATTGGAGTTGATAGAAGTAGCTTTTCCTTGTCTTCTCCAAAGCAGATTGCAAACCCAGTTGTGTACAAGCTCGTCCGG GTTGAAGGTGATGGGAGGTTAGTGCCTGCAACAGATGATGAAGTAATGGAGATGGAGgattttcttgagcatgaaaacAGTGAAATGCGTGTTGTTGCAGACACTGGGCAAAGTTTGGAGTGCATATCAATTGAAAGATCATCTTCTGGGAAACTTCGATTGGAGTGCCCAAAAG GCACTGCAGATGCAGATTTTGGGAAACTAAATGCAAAATTACAG TACATTGAGCAGATGTTGCAAAAGGTCAAACAAGAAGAGAGACTTCGATTGTCTTGTGAATCACCTGTTCCTTCTCGTGTAAAAAAGGACAGCCAGTGTTCTGATGATAAAGCTGTCACGGTTGAGAATAATCAATCTGATGCCCCACACCAGGAAATTCCTTCTTTAGCATCAAGCTTAAATTATACACATAGTAATCAATCTGGGAGTGTTGATCAGTGTTCCAGACCTTCAGAAGGAGTGATTGAGAGCGGATCATCTGCTTCTGCTGTCTATTCCGCTTTGAAGTCCAATTTTTCAATGTTTGATGGAGAAATATGCTTGGACAAGCTATCCATCAGAGAACTACATGAACTGTTTAAAGTAACTTTTGGTCGGGAAACTACTGTGAAAGACAAGCAGTGGCTGAAAAGGAGGATTGCCATGAGTTTAACAAACTCGCGTGATGTTTCAGCAACAACTTTCATTATTAAAGATAACAAAATAGTAAGAAAATGTGAAGACAGTTCTGGAAATGGAGATGCTGAAGATGTAATCTCCATGGAAAATGCACCTGTAGAAGCAGATGTTAACTTGAAGGATTCATCTGCTTTGGAGGGTTGTGGAACTGAAGATAATCAAGTTGTTTCTGAAACAAAAATGGGAAAACATAATATAGAACATGGATTGGGAGGTGAGGATCACCAAAAAGCTGCAAAAAGAATTCGGAAGCCCACCAAGAGATATATTGAAGAGCTCTCTGAAAATGAATCTAGAGAGCCCAACCCCATGGCATCGTTAAGTTCAAGTAGAAATATGGGACCTGGACTTTCTACAACTTCATATGTGAGGCTTTCTGGGGATGCTTCTTCAGAGGTGAGAACATTTATCACCAGGGTAGACTCACTCGGAGGTTCTGATGTTCAAGTTCCTTGTGTTTCTCGGGTTCGAAGAAGTCATCCAAGGAAAGATATTACATCACTTACG AAATTCCTTCCAATTGACATTGCCAAGACTGCAAAATCAGATAATAAGGTTCTTGCAGAAACTGGTTCTTGTGCTGCTAGTGAGAATCCAGACAAAATCCTGAAGGCAAGATCCGCTCCTGGAAAGCTTCAGCCAGTGAGAGCAACTGAGACTTTG CCTTCTTGTGAACCTGAAAAAGAGAAGCAGCTTCCAGGAGTAAGCACAAGCGAACCACAGCAGGAATTGAGACCAAAAAGGGTGGATCCATTCAGCCATACCTCAGAGGACAATATAGTTACTGTTCCCACCGCTAAAggtggaatgagaaggaaacatCATCGAGCGTGGACTCTTGTTGAGGTAATGAAGTTGGTTGACGGTGTATCACGGTGTGGCGCAGGGAGGTGGTCTGAGATCAAACGGCTCTCCTTTTCATCACACTCGTATCGTACCTCTGTCGATCTTAAG GACAAGTGGAGGAATTTGCTCAAGGCTAGCTTTGCTCAGGCACCTGCAGATGAAGGG ATGAACGTGCGGAAGCATGGTACAGCGCCAATCCCGGAACCGATTCTGCTACGAGTACGAGAGCTTGCGCAGATGAATTCTCAGGCACCTCCAAATTTTAGCTCAAGCAAGTTTTTAGCTGGTGCCGGAAATGCACTCGGAGATAGACCAGGGTACTTGTAG
- the LOC112775114 gene encoding uncharacterized protein isoform X3: METVVAIEHNDDDGKLEDIGVDRSSFSLSSPKQIANPVVYKLVRVEGDGRLVPATDDEVMEMEDFLEHENSEMRVVADTGQSLECISIERSSSGKLRLECPKGTADADFGKLNAKLQMLQKVKQEERLRLSCESPVPSRVKKDSQCSDDKAVTVENNQSDAPHQEIPSLASSLNYTHSNQSGSVDQCSRPSEGVIESGSSASAVYSALKSNFSMFDGEICLDKLSIRELHELFKVTFGRETTVKDKQWLKRRIAMSLTNSRDVSATTFIIKDNKIVRKCEDSSGNGDAEDVISMENAPVEADVNLKDSSALEGCGTEDNQVVSETKMGKHNIEHGLGGEDHQKAAKRIRKPTKRYIEELSENESREPNPMASLSSSRNMGPGLSTTSYVRLSGDASSEVRTFITRVDSLGGSDVQVPCVSRVRRSHPRKDITSLTKFLPIDIAKTAKSDNKVLAETGSCAASENPDKILKARSAPGKLQPVRATETLPSCEPEKEKQLPGVSTSEPQQELRPKRVDPFSHTSEDNIVTVPTAKGGMRRKHHRAWTLVEVMKLVDGVSRCGAGRWSEIKRLSFSSHSYRTSVDLKDKWRNLLKASFAQAPADEGMNVRKHGTAPIPEPILLRVRELAQMNSQAPPNFSSSKFLAGAGNALGDRPGYL; encoded by the exons ATGGAAACAGTAGTTGCAATTGAAcataatgatgatgatggaaaACTTGAAGACATTGGAGTTGATAGAAGTAGCTTTTCCTTGTCTTCTCCAAAGCAGATTGCAAACCCAGTTGTGTACAAGCTCGTCCGG GTTGAAGGTGATGGGAGGTTAGTGCCTGCAACAGATGATGAAGTAATGGAGATGGAGgattttcttgagcatgaaaacAGTGAAATGCGTGTTGTTGCAGACACTGGGCAAAGTTTGGAGTGCATATCAATTGAAAGATCATCTTCTGGGAAACTTCGATTGGAGTGCCCAAAAG GCACTGCAGATGCAGATTTTGGGAAACTAAATGCAAAATTACAG ATGTTGCAAAAGGTCAAACAAGAAGAGAGACTTCGATTGTCTTGTGAATCACCTGTTCCTTCTCGTGTAAAAAAGGACAGCCAGTGTTCTGATGATAAAGCTGTCACGGTTGAGAATAATCAATCTGATGCCCCACACCAGGAAATTCCTTCTTTAGCATCAAGCTTAAATTATACACATAGTAATCAATCTGGGAGTGTTGATCAGTGTTCCAGACCTTCAGAAGGAGTGATTGAGAGCGGATCATCTGCTTCTGCTGTCTATTCCGCTTTGAAGTCCAATTTTTCAATGTTTGATGGAGAAATATGCTTGGACAAGCTATCCATCAGAGAACTACATGAACTGTTTAAAGTAACTTTTGGTCGGGAAACTACTGTGAAAGACAAGCAGTGGCTGAAAAGGAGGATTGCCATGAGTTTAACAAACTCGCGTGATGTTTCAGCAACAACTTTCATTATTAAAGATAACAAAATAGTAAGAAAATGTGAAGACAGTTCTGGAAATGGAGATGCTGAAGATGTAATCTCCATGGAAAATGCACCTGTAGAAGCAGATGTTAACTTGAAGGATTCATCTGCTTTGGAGGGTTGTGGAACTGAAGATAATCAAGTTGTTTCTGAAACAAAAATGGGAAAACATAATATAGAACATGGATTGGGAGGTGAGGATCACCAAAAAGCTGCAAAAAGAATTCGGAAGCCCACCAAGAGATATATTGAAGAGCTCTCTGAAAATGAATCTAGAGAGCCCAACCCCATGGCATCGTTAAGTTCAAGTAGAAATATGGGACCTGGACTTTCTACAACTTCATATGTGAGGCTTTCTGGGGATGCTTCTTCAGAGGTGAGAACATTTATCACCAGGGTAGACTCACTCGGAGGTTCTGATGTTCAAGTTCCTTGTGTTTCTCGGGTTCGAAGAAGTCATCCAAGGAAAGATATTACATCACTTACG AAATTCCTTCCAATTGACATTGCCAAGACTGCAAAATCAGATAATAAGGTTCTTGCAGAAACTGGTTCTTGTGCTGCTAGTGAGAATCCAGACAAAATCCTGAAGGCAAGATCCGCTCCTGGAAAGCTTCAGCCAGTGAGAGCAACTGAGACTTTG CCTTCTTGTGAACCTGAAAAAGAGAAGCAGCTTCCAGGAGTAAGCACAAGCGAACCACAGCAGGAATTGAGACCAAAAAGGGTGGATCCATTCAGCCATACCTCAGAGGACAATATAGTTACTGTTCCCACCGCTAAAggtggaatgagaaggaaacatCATCGAGCGTGGACTCTTGTTGAGGTAATGAAGTTGGTTGACGGTGTATCACGGTGTGGCGCAGGGAGGTGGTCTGAGATCAAACGGCTCTCCTTTTCATCACACTCGTATCGTACCTCTGTCGATCTTAAG GACAAGTGGAGGAATTTGCTCAAGGCTAGCTTTGCTCAGGCACCTGCAGATGAAGGG ATGAACGTGCGGAAGCATGGTACAGCGCCAATCCCGGAACCGATTCTGCTACGAGTACGAGAGCTTGCGCAGATGAATTCTCAGGCACCTCCAAATTTTAGCTCAAGCAAGTTTTTAGCTGGTGCCGGAAATGCACTCGGAGATAGACCAGGGTACTTGTAG
- the LOC112775114 gene encoding uncharacterized protein isoform X6 translates to MNGVAMVEGDGRLVPATDDEVMEMEDFLEHENSEMRVVADTGQSLECISIERSSSGKLRLECPKGTADADFGKLNAKLQYIEQMLQKVKQEERLRLSCESPVPSRVKKDSQCSDDKAVTVENNQSDAPHQEIPSLASSLNYTHSNQSGSVDQCSRPSEGVIESGSSASAVYSALKSNFSMFDGEICLDKLSIRELHELFKVTFGRETTVKDKQWLKRRIAMSLTNSRDVSATTFIIKDNKIVRKCEDSSGNGDAEDVISMENAPVEADVNLKDSSALEGCGTEDNQVVSETKMGKHNIEHGLGGEDHQKAAKRIRKPTKRYIEELSENESREPNPMASLSSSRNMGPGLSTTSYVRLSGDASSEVRTFITRVDSLGGSDVQVPCVSRVRRSHPRKDITSLTKFLPIDIAKTAKSDNKVLAETGSCAASENPDKILKARSAPGKLQPVRATETLPSCEPEKEKQLPGVSTSEPQQELRPKRVDPFSHTSEDNIVTVPTAKGGMRRKHHRAWTLVEVMKLVDGVSRCGAGRWSEIKRLSFSSHSYRTSVDLKDKWRNLLKASFAQAPADEGMNVRKHGTAPIPEPILLRVRELAQMNSQAPPNFSSSKFLAGAGNALGDRPGYL, encoded by the exons ATGAACGGAGTTGCCATG GTTGAAGGTGATGGGAGGTTAGTGCCTGCAACAGATGATGAAGTAATGGAGATGGAGgattttcttgagcatgaaaacAGTGAAATGCGTGTTGTTGCAGACACTGGGCAAAGTTTGGAGTGCATATCAATTGAAAGATCATCTTCTGGGAAACTTCGATTGGAGTGCCCAAAAG GCACTGCAGATGCAGATTTTGGGAAACTAAATGCAAAATTACAG TACATTGAGCAGATGTTGCAAAAGGTCAAACAAGAAGAGAGACTTCGATTGTCTTGTGAATCACCTGTTCCTTCTCGTGTAAAAAAGGACAGCCAGTGTTCTGATGATAAAGCTGTCACGGTTGAGAATAATCAATCTGATGCCCCACACCAGGAAATTCCTTCTTTAGCATCAAGCTTAAATTATACACATAGTAATCAATCTGGGAGTGTTGATCAGTGTTCCAGACCTTCAGAAGGAGTGATTGAGAGCGGATCATCTGCTTCTGCTGTCTATTCCGCTTTGAAGTCCAATTTTTCAATGTTTGATGGAGAAATATGCTTGGACAAGCTATCCATCAGAGAACTACATGAACTGTTTAAAGTAACTTTTGGTCGGGAAACTACTGTGAAAGACAAGCAGTGGCTGAAAAGGAGGATTGCCATGAGTTTAACAAACTCGCGTGATGTTTCAGCAACAACTTTCATTATTAAAGATAACAAAATAGTAAGAAAATGTGAAGACAGTTCTGGAAATGGAGATGCTGAAGATGTAATCTCCATGGAAAATGCACCTGTAGAAGCAGATGTTAACTTGAAGGATTCATCTGCTTTGGAGGGTTGTGGAACTGAAGATAATCAAGTTGTTTCTGAAACAAAAATGGGAAAACATAATATAGAACATGGATTGGGAGGTGAGGATCACCAAAAAGCTGCAAAAAGAATTCGGAAGCCCACCAAGAGATATATTGAAGAGCTCTCTGAAAATGAATCTAGAGAGCCCAACCCCATGGCATCGTTAAGTTCAAGTAGAAATATGGGACCTGGACTTTCTACAACTTCATATGTGAGGCTTTCTGGGGATGCTTCTTCAGAGGTGAGAACATTTATCACCAGGGTAGACTCACTCGGAGGTTCTGATGTTCAAGTTCCTTGTGTTTCTCGGGTTCGAAGAAGTCATCCAAGGAAAGATATTACATCACTTACG AAATTCCTTCCAATTGACATTGCCAAGACTGCAAAATCAGATAATAAGGTTCTTGCAGAAACTGGTTCTTGTGCTGCTAGTGAGAATCCAGACAAAATCCTGAAGGCAAGATCCGCTCCTGGAAAGCTTCAGCCAGTGAGAGCAACTGAGACTTTG CCTTCTTGTGAACCTGAAAAAGAGAAGCAGCTTCCAGGAGTAAGCACAAGCGAACCACAGCAGGAATTGAGACCAAAAAGGGTGGATCCATTCAGCCATACCTCAGAGGACAATATAGTTACTGTTCCCACCGCTAAAggtggaatgagaaggaaacatCATCGAGCGTGGACTCTTGTTGAGGTAATGAAGTTGGTTGACGGTGTATCACGGTGTGGCGCAGGGAGGTGGTCTGAGATCAAACGGCTCTCCTTTTCATCACACTCGTATCGTACCTCTGTCGATCTTAAG GACAAGTGGAGGAATTTGCTCAAGGCTAGCTTTGCTCAGGCACCTGCAGATGAAGGG ATGAACGTGCGGAAGCATGGTACAGCGCCAATCCCGGAACCGATTCTGCTACGAGTACGAGAGCTTGCGCAGATGAATTCTCAGGCACCTCCAAATTTTAGCTCAAGCAAGTTTTTAGCTGGTGCCGGAAATGCACTCGGAGATAGACCAGGGTACTTGTAG